A window of the Desulfopila inferna genome harbors these coding sequences:
- a CDS encoding cyanophycinase: MSLKQFFRGRLLAIGGNEDKANDLIVLKRVIQEVGKSDFKVGVITTASEDPQQRGEDYHKVFSDLGASGIELLHISTRPQANDALFTDMLENVDLIFITGGDQLRLTTILGGSKILGTIKNRLENGAVVVGTSAGAAVFSDIMIYEGKSEEGLFKGRVLTTSGFSFVENIVFDTHFMSRGRIGRLVQIVTTNPSCIGVGIGEDSGVIVSGDGIAEVIGTGQVIIVDGSDITHSNIMDIEPGRPIAVENVRIHSLVDGYRYSFTERRFLAPPRKLEKTIDD, encoded by the coding sequence ATGTCACTGAAACAATTTTTTCGGGGGCGTCTCCTTGCAATAGGAGGCAATGAAGATAAAGCCAATGACCTGATTGTATTGAAGCGGGTAATTCAGGAAGTTGGAAAATCCGATTTCAAAGTCGGCGTGATCACCACTGCAAGCGAGGACCCTCAACAGCGAGGAGAAGACTATCACAAAGTGTTTTCCGATCTGGGTGCTTCGGGAATCGAACTATTGCATATAAGCACCAGACCCCAGGCCAACGATGCACTATTCACAGACATGCTCGAGAATGTGGATTTGATTTTTATCACCGGCGGAGACCAGTTGCGACTGACAACCATTCTGGGGGGATCAAAAATACTTGGAACTATCAAAAACCGGCTTGAGAATGGGGCCGTCGTTGTCGGTACCAGTGCCGGGGCAGCGGTGTTTTCCGATATCATGATATATGAGGGGAAAAGTGAAGAGGGTCTCTTTAAAGGAAGAGTCCTGACTACATCCGGATTCAGTTTCGTTGAAAATATCGTCTTTGATACTCATTTTATGTCAAGAGGACGTATTGGCCGTCTGGTCCAGATTGTTACCACGAACCCATCCTGTATCGGAGTCGGCATCGGCGAGGATTCGGGCGTGATCGTCAGTGGAGATGGAATAGCAGAGGTTATCGGTACCGGGCAGGTAATTATTGTCGACGGCAGTGATATTACCCATTCCAATATAATGGATATTGAACCGGGGAGACCTATCGCCGTGGAAAACGTGCGCATCCATTCACTGGTGGATGGCTACAGATACAGCTTCACGGAAAGACGTTTTTTAGCGCCGCCACGCAAATTGGAGAAAACTATAGATGATTGA